A stretch of Lathyrus oleraceus cultivar Zhongwan6 chromosome 6, CAAS_Psat_ZW6_1.0, whole genome shotgun sequence DNA encodes these proteins:
- the LOC127092868 gene encoding uncharacterized protein LOC127092868, which translates to MRTGLKPDVVYSFFDPEIGVLKDMVALITPDHVGMFRESYDDILKTVFRLTDCDRSAIHTLLQFYDPGLRCFVFPDYLLGPLMEDYVSILGIQIRDQIPFHVTRVDSDVLGISRALYLSPEMVKEGLKEKGKLPGFHLSFLEANAKEHAAMGNWKTVCALIAVSIYGIILFPNQKNFVDHNAIRLFMQRNPIPTLIGDVYYSVHNRNEKRRGGLVRCCSQLLFKWFMGYLPSRGAFAQIDPSVKWSFRLMGLRADDIAWTHNGLAGRDFICSCGSLPNVPLVGVQGCINYNPMLLRRQMGFAMEVPPLG; encoded by the coding sequence atgaggaccggtttgaagcccgatgttgtatacagtttctttgatcctgagattggtgtgctgaaggatatggtagcattgattactcctgaccatgtgggaATGTTTAGAGAGTCATACGACGATATTCTGAAGAcggttttcaggctcactgactgtgataggagcgccatccacactcttcttcagttctatgaccctgggttgaggtgtttcgtttttccagactatctgttggggcctttgatggaggattatgtcagcatcttgggtattcagatccgagatcagattcctttccatgttaCGAGGGTAGATTcagatgtccttgggatttcacgtgctctttatttgagtccggaaatggtcaaggagggtttgaaggagaagggaaagctacctgggtttcatttgagtttcttggaggccaatgccaaggaacatgctgcaatgggtaactggaagacggtttgtgctctgattgctgtgagcatttatgggatcattctgtttcctaatcagaagaattttgtggaccataatgctatcaggttgtttatgcagagaaaccctattcctaccctgattggagatgtgtactactcagtgcataacaggaatgagaagaggcggGGTGGTCTGGTCAGATGCTGCTCTCAGTTGCTCttcaaatggttcatggggtatttgccttcccgaggtgcctTTGCTCAGATTGATCCTAGTGTGAAGTGGTCCTTTCgattgatgggtctgcgggctgatgacattgcttggactcataatggtttagCTGGTCGGGACTTCATCTGCAGTTGcgggagtttacctaatgtgcctttagtgggagttcagggttgcattaattacaacccgatgcttctccggagacagatggggttcgctatggaggttcctcctctcggGTGA